A single Mycolicibacterium cosmeticum DNA region contains:
- a CDS encoding dihydrofolate reductase family protein: MGKLIYGFNVSVDGYIADAHGNIDWSEPSDELHQYWNDFARETALSFYGRRLYDLMSAYWPTAEQAPDATPLTVDFARIWCAMPKVVFSRSLESVGSNCRLERGDPVDVVRRLKAETAGRLELAGATLAAPIVRAGLVDEYRMVVTPTAVGGGTPFFPTLPSWMALRLVETRTFPGGTVLLRYEARRH, encoded by the coding sequence CTACGGGTTCAACGTGTCGGTGGACGGCTACATCGCCGATGCACACGGCAATATCGACTGGTCTGAGCCGAGCGACGAACTGCATCAATACTGGAACGACTTCGCGCGCGAGACCGCCCTGTCGTTCTACGGCAGGCGGCTCTACGACCTGATGTCGGCGTACTGGCCGACGGCCGAGCAGGCCCCGGACGCCACCCCGTTGACGGTCGACTTCGCCCGCATCTGGTGCGCGATGCCCAAAGTCGTGTTCTCGCGCAGCCTGGAGTCCGTGGGCTCGAACTGCCGCCTGGAACGCGGTGACCCGGTCGATGTGGTGCGGCGACTGAAAGCGGAAACCGCGGGGCGGCTGGAACTGGCCGGCGCGACATTGGCAGCCCCGATCGTGCGGGCCGGACTGGTGGACGAGTACCGCATGGTGGTCACGCCCACCGCGGTGGGCGGCGGCACGCCGTTCTTCCCGACGCTGCCGTCCTGGATGGCGCTGCGTCTGGTGGAGACCCGCACCTTCCCGGGCGGCACGGTCCTGCTCCGGTACGAGGCGAGACGCCACTGA